In Dreissena polymorpha isolate Duluth1 chromosome 11, UMN_Dpol_1.0, whole genome shotgun sequence, the genomic window ATTCCGTGAGCCCCTAAGTGTGACTACATATTTGTTTGTTGTAACAAATTCCGTTGTTACCAGTTTTACGTGTTTTAATACCATAAAAACCGCATTTCTGGGTCCAATATCACATTTAAAGATGACATATTTCACTTAAGATTTGAAGAGCATACATTATACGTTTTACGTAATGCAATTTACGTAATTTACTTGTAATGCAATCATTTGGGCCAATTGATGTAATGCGCGTAGGACCTGTTTAAATGTGTTTTCCTATCCATAAACGTTTTATGACCAAAGAATGATATTGTAAACCATTTAAATGATAGGAGAAGACGACTATCatattaaagttaaaataatAAGACATCTTTGTGAATGCATATTTACACCAAGCTCTTAACATATTTGAAGTGTATTTTCAATCCCAATGCATTTGTTTGCGGCAATCGCATTGACATAGTTACATCATGGTAACTTGTTTAGATTCAAGCACATATTGTTCTATCTTATTACATCTCTTTCTACTCCAGTTCCAAACtgttacatgtatacaaaaaaaaatacccATCCTTCCTTGCATGGTATTGatcatgtatttataatattatcgATCGATTCATGACTTTGTTTTATTTAGTTAAACATACTTTTAGAGTTTATCTTTACAGTAATGCGGTTTATACCAATAAATCTAATTTCGTTTTCAACTTTGTTCTGCATTGTAATTTGTAAAAAACATTCAGACAAAGAGttcttttttatgattttttgttatCGGGAATTTTGTTTGCGCAAATCTCCGGAAATGCTGGTTTACGTACgcaataatgtatacatgtactttgatATTTAAATAGGATGTAATATACTAAAATGGGATTTATATCTATACCCTACTTgcgacatacggacggacagacatatgtATGACGTAACCAATAGATCTTTTACAAGAACCGAATGTTTCGAATTAAAATTACGCAAACGAACATCATTGAGAATGAAAATGACCTGATGTAAGATCAATCCGCTGAGAatacaacaaacacacagcataacaTGACGAACACACAAAATATCAGCACAAACACACAGCacatcatcacaaacacacagcaaatcatcacaaacacacagcacatcatcacaaacacacagcacatcatcacaaacacacggtacatcatcacaaacacacatcaaactttgACAAGCACAAATCATAGTAATATAAGTTCATATCATTATAGTTtaacccacatcatttcaataaAAGGAGTCGATATATCAAAAGTCAACAGTAGACAAACAAGCCGTTTCACAATCTACCCTGCTGTAATTAAAGCCTATTTGTTAATTTACATATTAAGTCGCAGTCTTGAAAAGTTTCGGATACATATAATAGTCTATATAACAACGAGTAGTATGGTTCATGTTCTAGACATTTAATGCAACAAATCTTCAAGAAATGTATTTGTTACATTTTGACGATATTTTACAATTTATCGACCTGTATTCATTTTGTATCCgttaaaaaaataccatttagAGCTCTAGTATCCATCTAAAAGTTTTCTCTTTATAATCCAAAATTTATGTGTGAATAATGATATGCTCAACACTCATTCAGACTAGCAATACTAGATTACACTGCATTTTGCCGTTTGAAATACTCGCTGATAATCGACAGTGTCGGAATATATTATTCGCTATTCGCTTTTGAGCGAATATCTTACTGTGAGAAGGCGATTACACGCAATACGCCCTTGGAGAggtttctaacgcaacactttatCAACTTGAATATCAAAATTATGTGTAAAGATTTTGATTTATGATTGCACATAAAATCGTTTGCTAACATTATTCTCAATCTCACGTAAAATGTATGCATACCGTACGATTGGACGCTTACGCTCGTGACTCGTGAGGTAGGTTGCCTTCATTATGCCAATTGCGCGGTTGCCAAATAATCCGATcatcataaataaatgatttaatcgTAAGCTTTTAAAATTGTAGTCAAATAAccttatgttaaattattttttaaagtttgaaaagtaTTGCGATAGATCAGCCTTCATGTGTATGTTGATTACATTTGGAAGTCTTAAACAATTGCTGCGAACGATGtcagtgtattttaatcaataccttttGTAAATGACGTCGCAGAAAAAATGGAACTCTCAAATGGTGTGTGAATGATGATGCGCAATGCAGCACACAAATTTCTTTATTTCTCAGAAACGTTTGTGACCAAGATTTCTACGTGTGATTCGCTGTCATCTTGTAAAACCATGTCTGTTTTTAAATTTCCTCTTGGGAAAGCCATTAACACTTATGAATTCTGTAATTCCTGTCTAGATTgtattaaaatattgatattgaACGTGTGATTTAGTTTGTTACGCACATTAATGTATGTTTTTAGTAGAAACTTCgaaatcattttgttttataagcgcCCAGTATTTTGTTGTTATCGTGATTGATGTAGATGCTGTTTTTAACTGTGTGATGAATTGAAATGTAAATAATGGACAACTATGTGTATTTGTATATTCATTGATACTAGGTTTATGGATGATAGCAACGAAATTCATAACAACGTACACTAATTTCTGATTAATGTCTTATCAGGAAAGATCAACTGTTGAAGAATGATCGCTTTAAATAGTGTTTGAATTTCTAGAATGAAACTTGAGATTAATTGATCTTTACGCTCATACAAGCTGTTATTATGAAAGCAGTCCGTGTCGCTATGTAGATGTAAAGATATTAACTGGGGACCTCAACATTATGTTAGGTCTTTAAATTTTTCATTCTATTTTGGCAAATATTTACCTTCATAAAATTCGTTAATATGCGGCTACAgctgatattgttttatataccACCCTTAATCAGGTTTAGTTGTAAATGTATATAAACGTTCTTATAAATGCATCAATCGTGGATGTTTATGTCGATTTCTATCCTATGATACcaccggggatgaacaacttttgtcacgtgaccgcAAAAGTCAACGCCGGTTGCAGAAACAGATTGTAATCTTGTAcattaaggtaagttttgttgttttttcatataatcaaaatttcagtttttaacaagtgatagcctatgacacagtatactaaataaacttttatttgaaatgattccattgcctttactgtttccactttccgagaacacttcgacacaaaattctgaaatgcattgcaaacgctgtttgtttatgtggtgttgatgattttctttcaacaatattggtttaacgactgaattagtatgattttacacttcattttaatatatttaataagattcatgacaaaaatagcggtgcaaattgaaaaatatcttatttttttgttttgttttgttttgcaaacgcaggttggtatttcttgagcaataggaaatggcaaacgcaggttgcgagaatattcaaaggataatgaaacgcacactgtacacatttttgaaagtcttctaaaatatgatatggttacaaatacgaaaatattaactattcaacacaatatatgactacggaacttcaattgaggacatttaaacagagcggaaatatgcttatcaacacattaagtactgttacaagtatattgaaccacaacgtgcgttgcctcctttaagcggacctcgaatgacgctaaacgcgccaaaactcacgaaaatcccgtgcattagtaaacacgcatgtttattgaactgtgacgaaaagaatagcagatagtgtgtcacatccaatcacttgcgtttcatatctcttttggtgtagtctttaaaactttataaaaacattttagaaatatattttaacaaaaagtaattctttcattacagaaacatgacgctcgtgtgtgaaatctgtggaaagacatttaaatcgaagtgggggttaaagcttcatgataagcgccacagagggactggacgattcgcctgttgtggaaaaacattttacacaaaacaggcgttcaacagacacaggtttgtattttttttgttttttgtacaatgctaggttctgtcggtttaaaaatcAAGATACAATTCAACATAGGTCATTGCATTCTGagcgaaagtatgtttttataacctagttgcaaagcactatttaaaatgttttgaatggtgttttcgaaaaaagccggctttaaaacacttaacacattATTACTAGTGTGGTGCATATTGGTGTGCTCATTatagtatttagtttttaacgaccataattgtccagataaatttcaatgcaaattgtCACTGAACAATTGGAATTTACACCGTATAAATCCAGAATGTACGCGTTCCGATACTTCACGTATGTAATTGGAcccttaaacatattatttaatgcgtattttggattttgaaatGCGTAAATACGCGTTAACGCGCCTTATCTGGAGCGCTTCTGACGACCATCATTTTGTTAAGTTCCACATTGTTATGGATAATATTctgtgtgtatttttctgtattgaataataattcaacagttccatttgtttttgttatatagatGCAGCATTCATGGTGTTGAAAAGCCGTTCCCCTGTGAACAATGCGGCAAAAAGTTTTCAACCAAAGATGACCTGAATCGTCACGTCCGGAGGGAGGTTGCTGCAAAGCAATTTACCTGCTCAATTTGCAATGCAACGCTCCGGGAGAAAATTGACCTTCAGGCCCACCTTGCCACCCACAATGGAGAGAAAAACTTTGCTTGTGATATGTGTGAAAAGAGGTACAGGCACCGCAGTAGTCTATCAAAGCACAGATCTGCAAAGCACCGGGCCTAGTCATCTGTTGCATGACGATGATAAgaccaagaattatttttaattcttaccaATGTGCCGtggttattttcttaattattgaaaatacagactgtcatacaataatatatagtattacgcGTGTTTTTGCGTCttaaacattgtgtttcatatcgtttatcttgtgttgttttgtttgatattcctgtttttaataagattattgttgtaatatttatcattctaatttaaaatgattatgataatggttgatctcatacaaattattgtgttcattattgctcatctgtgattactgttgatctcagcccatgaattgtgatttatattgattatctgtgattattgttgatcttatcaaaataattgtaatttatgttgattatctttgaattttttatcttaacctattaatagtgatttatattatctgtgattattgttgatcttatcaaaatcattgtgatttatgttgattatctgtgattattgttgatctcaaccgattaattgtgatttatataaccagtgattattgttgatcttatcaaaatcattgtaatttatgttgattatctgtgattattgttgatcttttcgaaatcattgtaatttatgttgattatctgtgattattgttgatcttttcgaaatcattgtaatttatgttgattatctgtgattattgttgatcttttcaaaatcattgtaatttatgttgattatctgtgattattgttgatctcaccaTATCCGCTGGAatatacatttgagccgcgctctgtgaaaagggggtttaatgcatgtgcgtaaagtgcagtccacataggctaatcagggacggcactttccgcttttatgatatgttttgttaaaagaaagtctcttctgagcaaaaatcgagtttatcgGAAAggtttgtccctaattagcctgtacggaatgcacaggctaatatgtgacgacaccttacgcacatgcattaaacccccttttcacagagcgagactcatttgtAATCTGCGATTTTTGTTTATCTATTTCgaatcaatatgattaaaatatatttttggtgagttagctttttgtctcattggaatcattgtgcgaattgtcaacaattacatgtaaatctGTAATTCCTTCTCAAGTTGCACATAGGCCAGTTTAATGTTTTGCGTATAAGCTATTATTGCGATACGGGATATTCTTtgcagcaataaaacaattaatctgcATATGTTTGGTTCGTTTTGTTGTTAAAGACACTGATCTTGTTTGCGTTCAACCGCTgggtttttcaatgtttttcacaGTATAGTTAGACTTATCTCGGTGAAGTGTACTTTGTCATGGATGTAGTATGCCTTCagctttattttaagtattatctcCAACAATCATATTGTAAGATTGTCAGGATTCTcacgttacacataaagacattatattgtatgaccaatatgaAGACACTAGTGATTTGCAAGGCGCCCATGTAAAGgtcaatagttattattatatttaaagtttcggaTCAAAAGATAATGGTATACACCTAAAATGAAAACTATGTCTTGCAGAATAAGAGGAATCGATTGTTTTATTTGCTTCATGATACCTCTCTCCTTATAGGTccacattatttatcattatgcaACTAAAAGAAagataccttttttttaattaacaagatacaagatacatggcattttttagaaactgtaattttaaaacttgaaacaaataacagcaaacaaaataaagttagatccaatatgtctgttgttgtttcaaatcccccaaaaaggttgAATATACCGGTAGGCCTCGTTAAATGAAGCATCCCACAGCGTCAATATAGGCAGCATATTATACGGCCCCAATATTGGTAGCTCCtcaatgcataaacatagaaagagcaacacaaaatcaaattCAGTAGCATTACACGGAATCAATATAGGTAACGTTGGTTAACGAATATCAAAAATGACAGCTGTCTTTTAAAGAACTACAAACTGTCGTATGATATTATGATTTCCTTTTACGGGTCAATGTCAATTCCCATTTTTGATGTTAGAAGCATTTTGCTGTCATTTCGTCTTGCCCTCTCCCATCGGACACCCAACGTTCCCTTCTGGAGAGCGTTTCTGCTTGTTGACACGGTGTCAAATTTTCGTTTAGGTTCCTTCCGTTTTGGAATGTCAAATTCGTGGTCCCTGAAACATGATATTTGTAGAGATGATTCTCACAGTTCTTCTATAAATTGTTCCCTCAATCTTCACAGCTgagcaaaacatatgcatacaattgtgttcattcaaattgcattctttaactaccaaatcttaatattaagataatatttaatattaaatatatttggacaactaacaaaacagcatgagaaaaataacattccgacaaattatttttcaattctttTGAGATCTTCATTTTACAATACTCCGCTCCGAATCGcgatttattttatgatgataatggcgatgaagatggagatgatgatgatgaagatgttgatgatgatttgatttgaacagtacatatcgagtatcgcttcgtgtgtcgtgtgtcgcggtctgaaattagaccgcgttacacgaaattcggataatatgggcgatatttgaataataaaatatcgcgcgtcgccgcgactgtcgcgcaaaatatcgtgtatcgcttcgtgtgtcgtgtgtcgcccttgatgaaagaagggcaagaATATAGATTCCGTAATCTtaaccaacctgcgtttgccataatccagcttcagcaaactgcgtttgctcaaccaacccgcgtttgtaaatttttgaaatagcaagaactgcccaaattaaatataacaacaacaacttatatcgcaaatacaataaatcatcaaaaattaagcatcgtgtgctctcatttttctagaaatatgatttattcgtgaatggaaagtaaaaaaatataaaatcaaactgcgtttgcatcgaaaatctaaagtttgtgtcgaagtgttcttaaaaactgcaaagcttcgaaacaagtgcaatgcgtcttaatatgcgaaaaggtatgaagcatgtcataagctttgtattgtccagaaattttaacatattctctataaaaagatgaaaattacctGACGGAGCGGGATTCCTGATGTAATTCAACAACctgcgttgacttttgtggtcacgtgacaaaagttgttcatccccggtggatactatttaaatgtatatcgGTGATTGGTTATTCAGTCAGTAATGCAAGGCAGATACTTGGCATGAaatattgttcaacaaaacactcTATGGAATATGTTATTCTTCTTACGTATTAATGTATAACTACAAAGTTCTCATGCAGAAAAATACCAAAATGCTACTCACGAATACCAGCAAAACAACTGCATATCTGCTTATCCATTCCTTTATTCATATATGCGGCTTTGTTTAGTAAccattttaacagtatttttgaaattttattgatgaatatgatttataataaaatttcataaaacaaCTTCAGTTAGTATTTGGATGTTGATATTATGTGATTTCAATGATATTCGTATGCACCTGGAATAATTGGAATAACTAAAggtgtataaaatacttatttggCGGTAGACGGTGACTTAACTAATTACGTTGTCCTTCTTCGTAAGAATATGAACATCAACTTAAAGCGAAAATACTCATTCGTATGGCATCGACATATAAACACGAAAATTGGCAGAAAAACGCAACCGACAcaagtaatatatttttaacttgAGGTTCGTGGACTTTTTCATTATATCCTGTTAAAACCATTTGTTGAGGCCAGTTTTAATATCTGAATTTTATAATATGAATTTTCCCGTGTACATATGTAGTTCGTGAAATGCATGGGTTAATTTGGTAACTTAACATTACAAATACTGAAATTCTTATATCGTATCAAGCGCAAATGTACAATAAGTTGTAGAATTGTAAATTGAataaattatagtgtttttttccacGACCACATTAAAGaaacgtatttattaaaatacacttACAACGTTCGCAGAAATTGTTAGGACTCACAAATGTATTGAACATacacttttctaacgcaacactttcaaaatgtttgttttaaaaattgccatgttttcatttgaaaatttgtTCAAGCTCACGATACAATCATTAGTCCATGATGATCGGACTCGTAAGCACGTAGATCAATTATGAGTTCATGTTAATTTTAACGTGGAAATGGTTAAACACTACATTATTCTAAATGTGTTCATATTTCACCATTTAAGGAGGGTTGGGAAGCcgggaaaaataaaattaatttgaaatcaaaTATGGCCCGTTTTATTATTCAGGGAAATAAACGGCGCACTTGGCATAAACCAGGCAGCCTACCTCACGCgcttaagcgtccgatcgtcaaggATAAATGACTTCAACGTGAGATTGAACATAATGTAGTCAATgataacatgtaaaatataaatcgAGATATTAAATATATTAGTATTGCGTTTGAATAGTCTCCAAGTGCGTATTGCGTAAGACAATTCTCCAAGTGTATTACTGTAATCGCTTTCCCACCGTTTGCTACCATTTGGCATTCTCTCAAAAGAAGACAGCAAATGATATATAATCCGGTAATGTTATTTAGTTAACTGTCACATATTAACGACTTTTGCAAACGGAAAATTGTATTGTAATCTAGTCTTGCTAGTCTGAATGGGTGTTTAGGGACTATTTCAATCCGCGCTTTGTACCGAAATCATATTAGATATTCGCTTAGGCGAACGCAATCTGATGCTTATGTCAGTATTTAGAGGTAATGTAATTACTACACGGTGCGACGGTAGCGATGAAAACGGAGTGTCTTCCTTTGGTGGAACATTAGTCGTGTTGATATCAGTATAATGTTTAGCTCTCAGAGACAGCGAAATTTCAGTCACATACTGTGAATTGATAGGTTACAGTGGATGAAGGGGTTATATGAGTTCTTTACAATAGTTTCTCTTCATTACCATCATTTGCTTGCATATGTATCTTTCAAAACATGTAATTGAATCGAGTTCACAGCTTCCGTGTGCATCAATGTTGCTTAACTTAAATGTGTCCATGTATTTGTTGATGTTTCATTACGGCTACTTGTATGTCtggtctgtttatttaaatggTGTCATTTACTAATTTGCGAATTGCAGGTGTGCAATTATAGCATTTAAAACCTTATTTTGATTAAGTCATGTAGGGCGAAATAAGGAACTACAGTATTATTCATGTATCCAAAATATAAAGGTAAATCAAAATGATATACTCATATAATCTACTTTGCTTATATCACATCGTTTTGTTCTTGGAATATTTATTGGCCGCTTGTTAAATGCTATTTTTGCCCGTGCTTTATCAACATGTAGTATGATATGAgggaaaacatatttcaaacaataaGCATTATAGTAAGTGTGTAGAATAATTTTATTAGAAGATGTTGTTGGAAATAATGCATACCATCGTATAGAGACAGATGCTTTTTTTATGTGCCATAAACGACCTTATTGCATTCTTTAAAAGTAAAGAAGCAATTAATGAACTAGATGGTATTCAAACTGATATGTTGTTTGTTAGTGATTTTAAAAAGAATGTGCTTTTGTTGTACAACATACAAACAATATTAGCAGCAGCTATGATATACAACTGTACAGCAAatagtttatatttaaacaacTGCTTCAACTAATACAAATTTAAACTAAAGCTATTTACTactattaaaaattattattttgattctcTACACCATCTGCGACCTCTCTACAACGATATCTTATTTTGCCATCACACCAGTACTAAATCTTATATTGCCATCACACCAATACTAAAACAGTCAAACTACAGTAATATCATCTGATATAAGAAGATAAGTATTTCTATTTATATACTTACTACTAacatcattaatatttttatctgtacaaattatatatataggatctggcacaagtttTCATATCATAGAATATGTTATTGAACGAGTTCAgcaattttgttagtaagcgagcctttggcgagcttactaacgaattttctggacgagtttaataaaataaggtatgatataacaacgagtgtcagatattttttatcacatgcttttaaatgagcaaattaaataaatattaacgcaaacataatgataaatcacaAATGCTGTTTACATTTCGTTATGTcaattgacgttgcaacgtcatttcaacaaaataacaaaatgcgagtGGTCAATAAACgtaaactaagccaatgaaaacgctaaaaaatgttgtattacacatgtgtaaaaaaaaaattttttatggttatattacatgggaaacatggTAAGGCATGTGATCAATTAGTAATATGGTTACGTTCAGCTTTGAAGTCAATCATTCAATGTtgaatttgttttgaaatatatgaAATGAATTTGTAATGAaactgttttcaaaaaaataagcGCGCAAAATCGTCTTCTAATACTGAACTTAACCATAAAACCAATTGTGTTtcgttattatatttttcgttaaaaatgcCCAATTAATTCACTGTAAATGTCAAATGTTGATCATGTGTGCCAATTTAATTCGACAACTCATAACGCATGACACAGTTACCGGTAGGAGACGAACATCTACTGACAATACATCCATATgtgtaatattaaaaaaagagTCCAGTGATACATTCACATTAAAGCGTGCGAAATAATTGTTGGGGGTGGCTATTCTTCTTCA contains:
- the LOC127851302 gene encoding gastrula zinc finger protein XlCGF26.1-like; the encoded protein is MTLVCEICGKTFKSKWGLKLHDKRHRGTGRFACCGKTFYTKQAFNRHRCSIHGVEKPFPCEQCGKKFSTKDDLNRHVRREVAAKQFTCSICNATLREKIDLQAHLATHNGEKNFACDMCEKRYRHRSSLSKHRSAKHRA